Proteins encoded in a region of the Methylobacterium radiotolerans JCM 2831 genome:
- a CDS encoding ABC transporter ATP-binding protein has translation MSTGVSGTPLLSIESLQVHFRTPDGVNRAVDGVSFAIQSGETLAIVGESGCGKSVTSMSILRLLPEPPARIAGAIKFEGRNLLDLPNSAMRKIRGNDISVIFQEPMTSLNPVLTVGRQIGETLRLHQGLGRREAEERAVEMLTLVGIPEPRRRVREYPHQLSGGMRQRVMIAIALACSPKLLIADEPTTALDVTIQAQILDLMRDLKARVGAAIMLITHDLGVVAEVADRVVVMYAGRKVEEAPVRDLFRSPRHPYTRGLMGAVPKLGAVEHGADARLAEIPGMVPSLKGRIEGCVFAGRCPDVTDLCRAYAPALEPKAPGHLAACHYAPKDALAA, from the coding sequence ATGAGCACAGGCGTGAGCGGCACCCCCCTCCTGTCGATCGAGAGCCTGCAGGTCCATTTCCGCACCCCCGACGGGGTGAACCGGGCGGTGGACGGGGTCTCGTTCGCGATCCAGTCGGGCGAGACCCTGGCGATCGTGGGCGAGTCCGGCTGCGGCAAGTCGGTGACCTCGATGTCGATCCTGCGGCTCCTGCCCGAGCCGCCGGCCCGCATCGCCGGCGCGATCAAGTTCGAGGGCAGGAACCTGCTCGACCTGCCGAACAGCGCCATGCGCAAGATCCGCGGCAACGACATCAGCGTGATCTTCCAGGAGCCGATGACCTCGCTGAACCCGGTGCTGACGGTCGGCCGCCAGATCGGCGAGACCCTGCGGCTGCACCAGGGCCTCGGCCGCCGGGAGGCCGAGGAGCGGGCGGTGGAGATGCTGACCCTCGTCGGCATCCCCGAGCCGCGGCGCCGGGTGCGGGAATACCCGCACCAGCTCTCCGGCGGCATGCGCCAGCGGGTGATGATCGCCATCGCGCTCGCCTGCTCGCCGAAACTCCTGATCGCCGACGAGCCGACCACGGCGCTCGACGTGACCATCCAGGCCCAGATCCTCGACCTGATGCGCGACCTGAAGGCCCGGGTCGGCGCCGCCATCATGCTGATCACCCACGATCTCGGCGTGGTCGCCGAGGTCGCCGACCGGGTGGTGGTGATGTATGCCGGCCGCAAGGTCGAGGAGGCGCCGGTCCGCGACCTGTTCCGGTCGCCGCGCCACCCCTACACCCGCGGTCTGATGGGGGCGGTGCCGAAGCTCGGCGCCGTCGAGCACGGCGCCGACGCGCGGCTCGCCGAGATCCCCGGCATGGTGCCGAGCCTCAAAGGTCGGATCGAGGGCTGCGTCTTCGCCGGGCGCTGCCCGGACGTGACCGACCTGTGCCGCGCCTACGCGCCGGCCCTGGAGCCGAAGGCGCCGGGCCACCTCGCCGCCTGCCACTACGCGCCGAAGGACGCCCTCGCGGCATGA
- a CDS encoding ABC transporter ATP-binding protein has product MSATPAPAGRTLLEVNDLKKHFALGGGLLGRQSRVLKAVDGLSFTVARGETLSLVGESGCGKSTVAKALMRLYAPTAGQVVLGGKRIDDLSAGALRPLRRHIQMVFQDPFSSLNPRMRVRAILAEPIRNFGLARNAADLESRLASLMERVGLPREALGRFPHEFSGGQRQRIGIARALAAEPDLIICDEAVSALDVSVKAQIVNLLRDLQRELDLAMLFISHDLAIVEHMTHRVAVMYLGKIVEIGPRRDIFLAPKHPYTQALLSAVPIPEPGAGRTRIVLKGDVPSPINPPSGCRFHTRCPHAFDRCRTEVPGLDPVGSGHFAACHLNDTAVPARAA; this is encoded by the coding sequence ATGAGCGCCACCCCCGCACCCGCCGGTCGCACCCTGCTGGAGGTCAACGACCTCAAGAAGCACTTCGCCCTCGGCGGTGGCCTGCTCGGCCGCCAGAGCCGCGTGCTCAAGGCGGTGGACGGCCTGTCGTTCACGGTCGCCCGCGGCGAGACCCTCTCGCTCGTCGGCGAGTCCGGCTGCGGCAAGTCCACCGTCGCCAAGGCGCTGATGCGCCTCTACGCGCCCACCGCCGGACAGGTGGTCCTCGGCGGGAAGCGCATCGATGACCTCTCGGCCGGGGCGCTCCGGCCCCTGCGGCGCCACATCCAGATGGTCTTCCAGGACCCGTTCTCGTCGCTCAACCCGCGGATGCGGGTGCGGGCGATCCTGGCCGAGCCGATCCGCAATTTCGGGCTGGCCCGCAACGCCGCCGACCTGGAGAGCCGGCTGGCCAGCCTGATGGAGCGGGTCGGCCTGCCCCGCGAGGCGCTCGGGCGCTTCCCGCACGAGTTCTCGGGCGGGCAGCGCCAGCGCATCGGCATCGCCCGGGCGCTCGCCGCCGAGCCGGACCTGATCATCTGCGACGAGGCGGTCTCGGCGCTCGACGTCTCGGTGAAGGCGCAGATCGTCAACCTGCTGCGCGACCTGCAGCGCGAGCTCGACCTCGCGATGCTGTTCATCTCGCACGACCTCGCCATCGTCGAGCACATGACCCACCGCGTCGCCGTGATGTATCTCGGCAAGATCGTCGAGATCGGCCCGCGCCGGGACATCTTCCTGGCGCCCAAGCACCCCTACACCCAGGCCCTGCTCTCGGCGGTGCCGATCCCCGAGCCCGGGGCCGGGCGCACCCGCATCGTCCTCAAGGGCGACGTGCCGAGCCCGATCAACCCGCCGTCGGGCTGCCGCTTCCACACCCGCTGCCCGCACGCCTTCGACCGCTGCCGGACCGAGGTGCCCGGCCTCGACCCGGTGGGCTCCGGCCACTTCGCCGCCTGCCACCTCAACGACACGGCCGTGCCCGCCCGGGCGGCCTGA
- a CDS encoding amidohydrolase/deacetylase family metallohydrolase gives MQHDLILKGARVIDPSQNHDGICDVAFADGRVSGFGRDLQASPGTQVRDMAGAIVTPGLIDLHTHVYWGGTSLGIDADEFCRTSGVTTSVDTGSAGPGNFAGFRSHVIERSQARILAYLHVSFAGIFGFSKTIMVGESEDPRLMAPREAVEVADANRDVIVGIKVRVGRHASGDQGTAPLDIALQVAEETGLPLMAHIDEPPPSYEAVLAMLRPGDVLTHAFRPFPNSPITAQGAVKPALREARARGVIFDIGHGKGSFAFKTARAMLAGGFLPDTISSDVHQLCIEGPAFDQVTTMSKMLCLGMSLDEVVAASTVNAAVALKRMEYGTLKVGALGDATVLAVRDGEFDYVDTRGEHMTGDRRITAEGVVLRGAWWHPA, from the coding sequence GTGCAGCACGACCTCATCCTGAAGGGCGCGCGGGTCATCGACCCGTCGCAGAACCACGACGGGATCTGCGACGTCGCCTTCGCGGACGGCCGCGTCTCGGGCTTCGGCCGCGACCTTCAGGCGAGCCCCGGCACGCAGGTCCGCGACATGGCCGGCGCCATCGTCACCCCGGGCCTGATCGACCTGCACACCCACGTCTACTGGGGCGGCACCTCGCTCGGCATCGACGCCGACGAATTCTGCCGGACCTCGGGGGTGACCACCTCGGTCGATACCGGCAGCGCCGGCCCCGGCAACTTTGCCGGCTTCCGCAGCCACGTGATCGAGCGGTCGCAGGCGCGGATCCTCGCCTACCTGCACGTCTCCTTCGCGGGGATCTTCGGCTTCTCGAAGACCATCATGGTCGGCGAGAGCGAGGATCCGCGGCTCATGGCACCGCGCGAGGCGGTCGAGGTCGCCGACGCCAACCGGGACGTGATCGTCGGCATCAAGGTCCGGGTCGGGCGCCACGCCTCGGGCGACCAGGGCACCGCGCCGCTCGACATCGCGCTGCAGGTCGCCGAGGAGACCGGCCTGCCGCTGATGGCCCATATCGACGAGCCGCCGCCGAGCTACGAGGCGGTGCTGGCCATGCTGCGGCCCGGCGACGTGCTGACCCACGCGTTCCGGCCGTTCCCGAACTCCCCGATCACGGCCCAGGGCGCCGTGAAGCCGGCGCTCCGCGAGGCGCGGGCGCGGGGCGTGATCTTCGACATCGGCCACGGCAAGGGCTCGTTCGCCTTCAAGACGGCGCGGGCCATGCTGGCCGGCGGCTTCCTGCCCGACACGATCTCGTCCGACGTGCACCAGCTCTGCATCGAGGGGCCGGCCTTCGACCAGGTCACCACCATGTCGAAGATGCTCTGCCTGGGCATGAGCCTCGACGAGGTCGTCGCCGCCTCCACGGTGAACGCCGCCGTGGCGCTGAAGCGGATGGAGTACGGGACCCTGAAGGTCGGGGCGCTCGGCGACGCCACGGTGCTGGCGGTGCGGGACGGGGAGTTCGACTACGTCGACACCCGGGGCGAGCACATGACGGGCGACCGGCGGATCACCGCGGAGGGCGTGGTGCTGCGCGGGGCGTGGTGGCACCCGGCCTGA
- a CDS encoding ABC transporter ATP-binding protein, with protein sequence MDTGQPLLEVDGVTLRYKTPEHLVTATYRVSFRVWPGDRFVLLGPSGCGKSTLLKAVGGYMAPTEGEIRLKGRPVTEPGPDRMMVFQEFDQLLPWKTVRQNVVFALEASGRLRGREALDRANLYIDKVNLTKFADSYPHTLSGGMKQRVAIARGMAMEPDILLMDEPFAALDALTRRRMQDELLMLWEGTRFTVLFVTHSIPEAIKVGSRILLLSPHPGEVKAELNSAETPEAALQLEGRIQHMLFSEEIQEAENV encoded by the coding sequence ATGGACACGGGTCAGCCTCTGCTGGAGGTCGACGGCGTCACGCTCCGCTACAAGACGCCCGAGCACCTCGTCACGGCCACCTACCGGGTGAGCTTCCGGGTCTGGCCCGGGGACCGCTTCGTCCTGCTCGGGCCGTCCGGATGCGGGAAGTCGACCCTGCTCAAGGCGGTGGGCGGCTACATGGCGCCGACCGAGGGCGAGATCCGCCTGAAGGGGCGCCCGGTCACCGAGCCCGGCCCCGACCGGATGATGGTGTTCCAGGAATTCGACCAGCTCCTGCCGTGGAAGACGGTCCGGCAGAACGTGGTCTTCGCCCTCGAGGCCTCGGGCCGGCTGAGAGGTCGCGAGGCCCTGGACCGGGCCAACCTCTACATCGACAAGGTCAACCTCACGAAGTTCGCCGACAGCTACCCCCACACCCTGTCGGGCGGCATGAAGCAGCGCGTCGCCATCGCCCGCGGCATGGCGATGGAGCCCGACATCCTGCTGATGGACGAGCCCTTCGCGGCGCTCGACGCGCTCACCCGGCGGCGCATGCAGGACGAGCTGCTGATGCTGTGGGAGGGCACGCGCTTCACCGTCCTGTTCGTCACCCACTCGATCCCCGAGGCGATCAAGGTCGGCTCGCGCATCCTGCTGCTCTCGCCCCATCCCGGCGAGGTGAAGGCCGAGCTCAACAGCGCCGAAACGCCGGAGGCGGCGCTGCAGCTCGAGGGCCGGATCCAGCACATGCTGTTCTCGGAAGAGATCCAGGAGGCGGAGAATGTCTAG
- a CDS encoding ABC transporter permease gives MSSAQALSGPPLAGPAPRLSPLPPSGRPEIVRETGHAHGATVVEKPLSVAERLYNQAWLRKVVILVLLAGIWEAYGRYLDNDLLFPTFSATVEAFVRGIADGTLPARAWSSLKVLLMGYAAGVALATLLTGVAIASRIGTDLLETLTSMFNPLPAIALLPLALIWFGLGNGSLIFVLVHSVTWAIALNTHSGFLSVSRTLKMVGRNYGLSGPRLIGKILIPAAFPSILTGLKVGWAFAWRTLIAAELVFGVSSGAGGLGWFIFENKNMLDIPNVFAGLLTVILIGLVVENLIFQTIERRTVQRWGMQA, from the coding sequence ATGTCTAGCGCGCAAGCCCTGAGCGGCCCCCCGCTGGCCGGCCCCGCGCCGCGCCTGTCGCCCCTGCCGCCGTCCGGCCGGCCCGAGATCGTGCGCGAGACCGGCCACGCCCACGGCGCCACCGTGGTGGAGAAGCCGCTGTCGGTCGCCGAGCGGCTCTACAACCAGGCCTGGCTGCGCAAGGTCGTGATCCTCGTGCTCCTCGCCGGGATCTGGGAGGCCTACGGGCGCTACCTCGACAACGACCTCCTGTTCCCGACCTTCTCGGCGACCGTGGAGGCCTTCGTCCGGGGCATCGCGGACGGCACGCTCCCGGCCCGGGCCTGGAGCTCGCTGAAGGTGCTGCTCATGGGCTACGCCGCCGGCGTCGCCCTGGCGACCCTGCTCACCGGCGTCGCCATCGCGTCGCGGATCGGGACCGACCTCCTCGAGACCCTGACGTCGATGTTCAACCCGCTGCCGGCGATCGCGCTGCTGCCCCTGGCGCTGATCTGGTTCGGCCTGGGCAACGGCAGCCTGATCTTCGTGCTGGTCCACTCGGTGACCTGGGCGATCGCGCTCAACACCCATTCGGGCTTCCTGTCGGTCAGCCGCACGCTCAAGATGGTCGGGCGCAATTACGGGCTCTCGGGCCCGCGGCTGATCGGCAAGATCCTGATCCCGGCGGCCTTCCCCTCGATCCTCACCGGCCTGAAGGTCGGCTGGGCCTTCGCGTGGCGCACCCTGATCGCCGCCGAGCTGGTCTTCGGCGTGTCGTCCGGGGCGGGCGGCCTCGGCTGGTTCATCTTCGAGAACAAGAACATGCTCGACATCCCGAACGTGTTCGCCGGGCTGCTCACCGTGATCCTGATCGGCCTCGTGGTCGAGAACCTGATCTTCCAGACGATCGAGCGGCGCACCGTCCAGCGCTGGGGCATGCAGGCCTGA
- a CDS encoding YeiH family protein — protein MSPEAPSKTAPTPARSDRGGRSDTAASVLPGIGLCAAITAVAMAAQAVEERVAGHPYIEALVLAILIGIAVRTAWTPPAQFRTGIAFSAKQLLEVAVVLLGASLSLGAILASGPALLVGIVGTVVLGIAASVAICRALGLPARMAILVACGNAICGNSAIAAVAPVIGAEAKDIAAAIAFTAVLGVLMVLGLPLFVPLAGMTDNQYGVLAGLTVYAVPQVLAATVPVSLLSTQVGTLVKLVRVLMLGPVVVVFSLIAPRLPQAAGAPPAPSRPGFTKLVPWFILGFLALATLRSLGLVPDPAVKPLTQLAGVLTVLSMAALGLGVDVRVLARVGGRVTLAVTASLAVLIALSLTLIRALGIG, from the coding sequence GTGAGTCCTGAAGCCCCCTCCAAGACGGCCCCGACGCCGGCGCGCTCCGACCGGGGCGGCCGGTCGGACACGGCCGCCTCGGTCCTGCCCGGGATCGGGCTGTGCGCGGCGATCACCGCGGTGGCGATGGCCGCGCAGGCGGTGGAGGAGCGGGTCGCCGGCCACCCCTATATCGAGGCCCTGGTCCTGGCGATCCTGATCGGGATCGCGGTGCGGACCGCCTGGACACCCCCGGCGCAGTTCCGCACCGGCATCGCCTTCTCGGCCAAGCAGCTCCTCGAGGTCGCCGTGGTGCTGCTCGGCGCCTCCCTGAGCCTCGGGGCGATCCTCGCCTCGGGCCCGGCGCTGCTGGTCGGCATCGTCGGAACCGTGGTGCTCGGCATCGCCGCCAGCGTGGCGATCTGCCGGGCGCTCGGGCTGCCGGCCCGGATGGCGATCCTGGTGGCCTGCGGCAACGCCATCTGCGGCAACTCGGCCATCGCCGCGGTGGCGCCCGTGATCGGCGCGGAGGCGAAGGACATCGCCGCCGCCATCGCGTTCACCGCCGTCCTGGGCGTGCTGATGGTGCTCGGGCTGCCGCTGTTCGTGCCCCTCGCCGGCATGACCGACAACCAGTACGGGGTGCTGGCGGGGCTGACCGTCTACGCGGTGCCGCAGGTCCTGGCCGCGACCGTGCCGGTGAGCCTGCTGTCGACCCAGGTCGGCACCCTGGTCAAGCTGGTGCGCGTGCTGATGCTCGGCCCCGTCGTGGTGGTGTTCTCGCTGATCGCCCCGCGTCTGCCGCAGGCGGCGGGGGCGCCGCCGGCGCCGTCCCGTCCGGGCTTCACCAAGCTGGTGCCCTGGTTCATCCTCGGCTTCCTGGCGCTGGCCACCCTGCGCTCCCTGGGCCTCGTCCCGGACCCGGCGGTGAAGCCGCTGACCCAGCTCGCCGGCGTGCTCACGGTCCTGTCCATGGCCGCCCTCGGCCTCGGGGTCGACGTCCGTGTCCTGGCCCGGGTCGGCGGCCGGGTCACCCTCGCGGTCACCGCCTCCCTGGCGGTCCTGATCGCCCTCAGCCTCACCCTGATCCGCGCCCTCGGGATCGGCTGA
- a CDS encoding MucR family transcriptional regulator — MPEKNPENSLRLVTLVGEIVAAYVSNNSVPPTALPELMASVHAALAALDGQPPAAAAEPAVERPTPAQIRKSVQEDGIVSFIDGRTYKTLKRHLTAHGLTPERYRERYGLPDDYPMTAPGYAAQRSALAKAIGLGVPGGRVDQRRTGTGG; from the coding sequence GTGCCTGAAAAGAATCCCGAGAACAGCCTCAGGTTGGTCACGCTGGTGGGCGAGATCGTCGCCGCCTACGTCTCGAACAATTCCGTTCCGCCGACGGCCCTGCCGGAGCTGATGGCGAGCGTGCACGCGGCCCTGGCGGCCCTCGACGGGCAGCCGCCCGCGGCGGCCGCCGAGCCGGCCGTGGAGCGGCCGACGCCGGCCCAGATCCGCAAGTCGGTCCAGGAGGACGGCATCGTCAGCTTCATCGACGGCCGGACCTACAAGACCCTGAAACGCCACCTCACCGCCCACGGCCTGACGCCGGAGCGGTACCGCGAGCGCTACGGCCTGCCGGACGATTACCCGATGACCGCGCCGGGCTACGCCGCGCAGCGCTCCGCCCTCGCGAAGGCGATCGGCCTCGGTGTGCCCGGCGGGCGCGTCGATCAGCGCAGGACGGGCACCGGCGGCTGA
- a CDS encoding ABC transporter ATP-binding protein: MSEPVVRIRDLTIALPKGADRPHAVEGLNLDLEAGKILCVVGESGSGKSMSAYALTGLLPRALKPTAGTILFEGRDLLTLDEPAWRSLRGRRIAMVFQEPMTALNPVMRIGDQIAEMFEAHNLLTRGERWARAVALATEVGLPNPEEAVRAYPHQLSGGQRQRAMIAMALALEPSVLVADEPTTALDVTTQAQILRLIRDLQRKRGMSVLFITHDFGVVAEIADHVAVLQRGRLVESGTAEAVLRNPQAPYTKALLAAVPSLTPPARPPLAAAPVALSVAGLSKTYAGRSGLFGKPRVVAAVRQVSFDVRRGETLGIVGESGSGKSTTARLAIRLIEPDGGTVRLGDLDYTALKSGALRDKRSRIQMIFQDPFASLNPRRTVEQIITAGPIAHGVPAAEARERARSLLDLVGLDPKAAARYPNAFSGGQRQRIGIARALAMEPDVLVADEAVSALDVSVQRQVLDLLEDLKQRLSLAMLFITHDLRVAATICDRIAVMHRGAIVEMRGTADLFAAPEHAYTRTLLAAVPGAHAP; the protein is encoded by the coding sequence ATGAGCGAGCCGGTCGTCCGCATCCGCGATCTGACGATCGCGCTCCCCAAGGGCGCCGACCGCCCGCACGCGGTCGAGGGCCTGAACCTCGACCTCGAGGCCGGGAAGATCCTGTGCGTCGTCGGGGAATCGGGCTCGGGCAAGTCGATGAGCGCCTACGCGCTCACCGGCCTCCTGCCCCGGGCCCTGAAGCCGACGGCCGGCACGATCCTGTTCGAGGGGCGGGACCTCCTGACCCTCGACGAGCCGGCGTGGCGGTCCCTCCGCGGCCGGCGCATCGCCATGGTGTTCCAGGAGCCGATGACGGCGCTGAACCCGGTGATGCGGATCGGCGACCAGATCGCCGAGATGTTCGAGGCGCACAACCTGCTCACCCGCGGCGAGCGCTGGGCCCGGGCGGTGGCGCTGGCCACGGAGGTCGGCCTGCCGAATCCCGAGGAGGCGGTCCGGGCCTACCCGCACCAGCTCTCCGGCGGCCAGCGGCAGCGGGCGATGATCGCCATGGCGCTGGCGCTGGAGCCCTCGGTGCTGGTCGCCGACGAGCCGACCACGGCGCTCGACGTCACCACCCAGGCCCAGATCCTCCGGCTGATCCGCGACCTGCAGCGGAAGCGCGGGATGAGCGTCCTGTTCATCACCCACGATTTCGGCGTGGTGGCGGAGATCGCCGACCACGTGGCGGTGCTCCAGCGCGGGCGACTCGTCGAGTCCGGCACGGCCGAAGCGGTGCTGCGCAACCCGCAGGCGCCCTACACCAAGGCGCTGCTCGCCGCCGTCCCGAGCCTGACGCCGCCGGCGCGCCCTCCGCTCGCGGCGGCCCCGGTCGCCCTGTCGGTCGCCGGCCTGTCGAAGACCTATGCCGGGCGCTCCGGCCTGTTCGGCAAGCCGCGGGTCGTGGCGGCGGTCAGGCAAGTCTCGTTCGATGTCCGCCGCGGCGAGACATTGGGGATCGTGGGCGAATCCGGCTCGGGCAAGTCGACCACGGCGCGGCTCGCGATCCGGCTGATCGAGCCCGACGGCGGCACGGTGCGCCTGGGTGACCTCGACTACACGGCGCTCAAGAGCGGCGCGCTGCGCGACAAGCGCAGCCGCATCCAGATGATCTTCCAGGACCCGTTCGCGTCGCTGAACCCGCGCCGCACCGTGGAGCAGATCATCACGGCGGGGCCGATCGCCCACGGGGTCCCGGCCGCGGAGGCGCGGGAGCGGGCGCGGAGCCTCCTCGACCTCGTCGGTCTCGATCCGAAGGCCGCTGCCCGCTACCCCAACGCCTTCTCGGGCGGCCAGCGCCAGCGCATCGGCATCGCCCGGGCGCTCGCCATGGAGCCGGACGTGCTGGTGGCCGACGAGGCGGTCTCGGCCCTGGACGTCTCGGTCCAGCGGCAGGTGCTGGATCTCCTGGAGGACCTGAAGCAGCGCCTGTCGCTGGCGATGCTGTTCATCACCCACGACCTGCGGGTGGCCGCCACGATCTGCGACCGGATCGCCGTGATGCACCGCGGCGCCATCGTGGAGATGCGGGGCACCGCGGACCTGTTCGCCGCGCCGGAGCACGCCTACACCCGCACCCTGCTCGCCGCGGTGCCGGGGGCGCACGCGCCCTGA
- a CDS encoding M20 family metallopeptidase, translating to MTRDAAIARATEAFDSGAFLALLREAVAMPTESQAPGQEAALRAYLDAFIAPLVARLGFETPEIFPNPDGVHGPFLIAERHEGMGLPTVLIYGHGDTVRGYPEQWREGLGPWEIVVEGDRWYGRGTADNKGQHVLNLAALEQVIAAREGHLGFNVKLLIEMGEESGSPGLRPFCREQAESLRSDVLIASDGPRLNGERPTLFLGSRGAYNFELSLNLREGPHHSGNWGGLLRNPGTVLASAIASMVDARGSILVDALRPPPIPEGVRAALADIRVGEDPTAPTIDSDWGEPGLTPAERVFAWNTLEVLAFKTGDPDGPLNAVPPHAKATLQLRFVVGTDWQNLIRNVRAHLDAHGFPMIEVRPARAAEVFQATRLPVEDPWVEWALQSIEASSGKKPALLPNLGGSLPNDAFSEILGLPTLWVPHSYPACRQHGPDEHMLASGTREGLAIMAGLFWDLGQDGPDILRRREARA from the coding sequence ATGACGCGAGACGCCGCCATCGCGCGCGCCACGGAGGCCTTCGATTCGGGCGCGTTCCTCGCGCTCCTGCGGGAGGCTGTGGCGATGCCCACCGAGAGCCAGGCCCCCGGCCAGGAAGCGGCGCTCCGCGCCTATCTCGACGCCTTCATCGCGCCCCTCGTCGCCCGCCTCGGCTTCGAGACCCCGGAAATCTTCCCGAACCCGGACGGGGTGCACGGCCCGTTCCTGATCGCCGAGCGGCACGAGGGTATGGGCCTGCCCACCGTGCTGATCTACGGCCACGGCGACACGGTGCGGGGCTATCCCGAGCAGTGGCGCGAGGGCCTCGGCCCCTGGGAGATCGTGGTCGAGGGCGACCGCTGGTACGGCCGCGGCACCGCCGACAACAAGGGCCAGCACGTCCTCAACCTCGCCGCCCTGGAGCAGGTGATCGCGGCCCGCGAGGGCCATCTCGGCTTCAACGTGAAGCTGCTGATCGAGATGGGCGAGGAATCGGGCTCCCCGGGCCTGCGGCCGTTCTGCCGGGAGCAGGCCGAGTCCCTGCGCTCCGACGTGCTGATCGCCTCGGACGGCCCCCGCCTCAACGGCGAGCGCCCGACCCTCTTCCTGGGCTCCCGCGGCGCCTACAATTTCGAGCTGAGCCTGAACCTGCGCGAGGGCCCGCACCATTCCGGCAACTGGGGCGGCCTGCTGCGCAACCCCGGCACGGTGCTGGCCTCGGCGATCGCCTCGATGGTCGACGCGCGGGGCAGCATCCTGGTGGACGCCCTGCGGCCGCCGCCGATCCCCGAGGGCGTGCGCGCGGCTTTGGCCGACATCCGCGTCGGCGAGGACCCGACCGCGCCCACGATCGATTCCGACTGGGGCGAGCCGGGCCTCACCCCGGCCGAGCGGGTCTTCGCCTGGAACACGCTGGAGGTGCTGGCCTTCAAGACCGGCGATCCGGACGGCCCGCTCAACGCCGTGCCGCCCCACGCCAAGGCAACCCTGCAGCTGCGCTTCGTGGTCGGCACCGACTGGCAGAACCTGATCCGGAACGTGCGCGCCCATCTCGACGCGCACGGCTTCCCGATGATCGAGGTCAGGCCGGCCCGCGCCGCCGAGGTGTTCCAGGCGACGCGGCTGCCGGTGGAGGATCCCTGGGTCGAGTGGGCGCTCCAGTCGATCGAGGCGAGTTCCGGCAAGAAGCCGGCGCTGCTGCCCAATCTCGGCGGCTCGCTGCCGAACGACGCCTTCTCGGAGATCTTAGGGTTGCCGACCCTCTGGGTGCCGCATTCCTACCCGGCCTGCCGCCAGCACGGGCCCGACGAGCACATGCTCGCCTCCGGCACCCGCGAGGGTCTGGCGATCATGGCCGGGCTGTTCTGGGATCTCGGGCAGGATGGCCCGGACATCCTCCGCCGCCGCGAAGCGAGGGCCTGA
- a CDS encoding ABC transporter permease, with the protein MSLPPDTAALAAPALPPDAPVALAPVPSPTRLVLRRGLRHTGFLIGAGILGLIVLAALAAPLIAPHDPYAQDVSRRLIPPVWQAKGTWAHVLGTDKLGRDYLSRLLYGGQISLLIGLSAALISGLIGTTLGLCAGYFGGWVDSVVSYIVTTRLAMPVVLVALAMAALVGGSLKVVVLVLGFLLWDRFAVVTRAATQQIRNQDFVSAARAAGLTDLRIIRQEILPNIMNALIVVATLEMAHAILLEAALSFLGLGVQPPLPSWGLMIAEGKQYMFFQPWVITIPGVALLLLVLAINLLGDGLRDITAPEARN; encoded by the coding sequence ATGAGCCTCCCCCCCGACACGGCGGCGCTCGCCGCCCCGGCCCTGCCCCCGGACGCGCCGGTCGCGCTGGCGCCGGTCCCCTCCCCCACCCGCCTGGTCCTGCGGCGGGGCCTGCGCCACACCGGCTTCCTGATCGGCGCCGGGATCCTCGGGCTGATCGTGCTGGCGGCGCTCGCCGCCCCGCTCATCGCGCCCCACGACCCCTACGCGCAGGACGTGTCCCGCCGCCTGATCCCGCCGGTCTGGCAGGCCAAGGGCACCTGGGCGCACGTGCTCGGCACCGACAAGCTCGGCCGCGACTACCTGAGCCGCCTGCTCTACGGCGGCCAGATCTCCCTCCTGATCGGGCTCTCGGCGGCGCTGATCTCCGGCCTGATCGGCACGACGCTGGGGCTCTGCGCCGGCTATTTCGGCGGCTGGGTCGACTCGGTGGTGAGCTACATCGTCACCACGCGGCTCGCCATGCCGGTGGTGCTGGTGGCGCTGGCCATGGCGGCGCTGGTCGGCGGCTCGCTCAAGGTGGTGGTGCTGGTGCTGGGCTTCCTGCTCTGGGACCGCTTCGCCGTGGTGACCCGGGCCGCCACCCAGCAGATCCGCAACCAGGATTTCGTCTCGGCCGCCCGCGCCGCGGGGCTCACGGATCTGCGGATCATCCGCCAGGAGATCCTGCCCAACATCATGAACGCCCTGATCGTCGTGGCGACCCTGGAGATGGCCCACGCGATCCTGCTGGAGGCCGCCCTGTCGTTCCTCGGGCTCGGCGTGCAGCCGCCCCTGCCCTCCTGGGGCCTGATGATCGCCGAGGGCAAGCAGTACATGTTCTTCCAGCCCTGGGTGATCACCATCCCGGGCGTGGCGCTCCTCCTGCTCGTGCTGGCGATCAATCTCCTGGGCGACGGCCTGCGCGACATCACGGCGCCCGAGGCGCGCAATTGA